From the Glandiceps talaboti chromosome 10, keGlaTala1.1, whole genome shotgun sequence genome, one window contains:
- the LOC144440760 gene encoding cell division cycle 7-related protein kinase-like — MACYYEGSLTSSVTSVMVDGVNSSRDGQFRHNSTSATSRKRKRSGDEISDKVKQDIDKLMTSVPKLDEIFTISNKIGEGTFSAVYSAKLKTYPQIDTEFALKHIIPTSHPSRIESELRCLQLIGGCDNVMGVQLCLRDRDNVVIVMPYFNHHKFGDYILDMSVSEVREYMRNLLIALQRVHKFDIIHRDVKPSNFLYNRTLKKYALVDFGLAQKAPVATAHRLGSDIAVKQYSSPRKGSKSRRALSVADKNEINQGFNSPVKRRHLSNDTTTSKLSEINPNTLTTKQSVSQKTFKSPNPTVCVRKAIVTGRTRFQTKQTVFGKSYSTKKVVKPVAQNTCSCYGKPQVCSMCLRRSNQIAPRAGTPGFRSPEVLLKYPDQTTAVDIWSAGVIFLSLLTGRYPFFRAPDDMTALAQIISIVGSEEINTAAKQYGKNIQCNPSQPAVDLKAMCQQLRGKNKEKTPAQLLMARNRKLQEQCTESHTVTTKSQNCTRYSPRLHKQKPEEGKNASLESSECSWDSVPDTTYDLLNRLLDLNPNTRITARDALLHPFFTRC; from the exons ATGGCTTGTTACTACGAAGGAAGTTTGACGAGTTCCGTGACATCTGTGATGGTCGATGGCGTGAACAGTTCGAGAGATGGACAGTTTCGTCATAATTCAACTTCTGCTACAAGTAGGAAAAGGAAACGATCGGGCGACGAAATTTCGG ATAAAGTGAAACAGGATATCGATAAACTGATGACGTCCGTACCAAAACtagatgaaatatttacaatatcaaaCAAGATTGGAGAAG GTACATTTAGTGCAGTATATTCAGCAAAGTTGAAGACATATCCACAGATTGATACAGAGTTTGCTTTAAAACATATCATTCCTACAAGCCATCCAAGTCGGATTGAAAGTGAACTTAGATGTTTACAATTAATTGG TGGTTGCGATAATGTGATGGGTGTACAACTATGTCTGAGAGACAGGgacaatgttgttattgtcaTGCCATATTTCAACCATCATAAGTTTGGT gacTATATACTTGATATGTCGGTATCTGAAGTCAGGGAATACATGCGTAATCTGTTGATAGCTTTGCAGAGGGTCCACAAATTTGATATTATCCATAGAGATGTCAAGCCAAGTAATTTTTTGTACAATAGAACCCTAAAGAA ATATGCTTTAGTGGATTTTGGTTTGGCACAAAAAGCACCAGTTGCAACTGCTCATCGTTTGGGGTCTGACATTGCAGTCAAACAATACTCATCACCACGAAAAGGTAGTAAAAGTAGGCGAGCATTGTCTGTAGCTGATAAAAATGaa ATAAACCAAGGATTTAACAGTCCAGTTAAAAGGAGACACTTGTCTAATGACACAACAACATCAAAGTTATCTGAGATTAATCCTAATACTCTGACAACAAAGCAATCTGTGAGTCAGAAAACTTTCAAATCACCAAATCCGACAGTATGTGTCAGGAAAGCCATAGTGACTGGAAGAACACGATTTCAAACCAAACAGACTGTGTTTGGAAAGAGTTACAGCACCAAGAAGGTTGTGAAACCAGTAGCTCAAAATACATGTTCATGTTATGGTAAACCACAAGTATGTTCTATGTGTTTGAGAAGAAGTAATCAGATTGCACCAAGGGCTGGTACACCAGGATTTAGATCACCTGAGGTACTCTTAAAATATCCAGATCAAACAACAG CTGTGGATATATGGTCTGCCGGTGTTATCTTCCTGTCTCTCCTGACAGGACGCTACCCATTTTTCCGGGCACCAGATGACATGACAGCGTTGGCACAAATCATCAGTATAGTTGGTAGCGAGGAAATAAACACAGCTGCTAAACAATATG gtaaaaatatacaatgtaatccAAGTCAACCAGCTGTTGATTTGAAGGCTATGTGTCAACAACTGAGAggtaaaaacaaagaaaaaaccCCAGCACAGCTACTCATGGCACGGAATAGAAAACTGCAAGAACAATGTACTGAATCACATACTGTGACAACTAAGTCACAGAACTGTACAAGATACTCACCAAGACTTCACAAACAAAAACCAGAAGAAGGAAAGAATGCAAGTCTAGAGTCCAGTGAATGTTCATGGGACAGTGTTCCTGATACTACATATGACTTATTGAACAGACTACTAGATTTAAACCCTAATACAAGAATCACAGCAAGAGATGCTTTGCTACATCCTTTTTTTACAAGATGTTGA